A genomic segment from Clostridium pasteurianum BC1 encodes:
- a CDS encoding CotS family spore coat protein, with product MPQPAVKYILLSEDKLRKFILSKYNLQDASICQVKFKDTDKQRAVYKIESNSKAYCLKKVYYTKEELLFVYSSIEWLYRFQLNVPRILPTESGGRFVIYNDMIFILTSWIEGEKCDYDNTTHIIESARTLAEMHKATENFFPIAGSNMRLGYEDISSSMNRHFHQLLSYSNLAFEYEDVFSSIFVKNFNICINLAKISNDVASHINSDNMRKSLCHLDFVNKNIIFDIDNKVWIIDFDKCKIDYCAHDISYFLRRFLKRENTNWDLKLLVNCLYEYENTLPLTIDDYRYILSYISFPQKYWKLARDYYNNIDKCNKAAFISLLEKTVKHTEKQLEMIYGFKNFIEKNYLL from the coding sequence ATGCCTCAACCGGCTGTAAAATATATTTTATTATCTGAAGATAAATTAAGGAAATTCATATTAAGTAAGTATAATCTACAAGATGCTTCTATTTGCCAAGTAAAGTTTAAAGATACTGATAAACAAAGAGCTGTATATAAAATAGAATCCAATTCTAAAGCCTATTGTTTAAAAAAAGTTTACTATACCAAGGAAGAACTTCTCTTTGTATACTCCAGTATTGAATGGCTTTACAGATTTCAATTGAATGTTCCAAGAATACTCCCCACAGAATCTGGGGGAAGATTTGTTATCTATAATGATATGATCTTTATACTAACTTCCTGGATTGAAGGTGAAAAGTGTGACTACGATAATACTACACATATAATTGAATCTGCTAGAACCTTAGCCGAAATGCATAAGGCTACAGAAAACTTTTTTCCCATAGCAGGAAGTAATATGCGACTTGGATATGAAGACATATCTTCATCCATGAATAGACATTTTCATCAATTACTCAGCTATTCAAATTTGGCTTTTGAATATGAAGATGTTTTTTCCAGCATATTTGTTAAGAATTTTAACATATGCATTAATTTAGCTAAAATATCCAATGATGTAGCCTCACACATAAATTCTGATAATATGAGAAAATCTCTTTGTCATTTAGACTTTGTAAATAAAAATATAATATTTGATATAGATAATAAGGTCTGGATAATAGATTTTGATAAATGTAAAATTGATTATTGTGCTCACGATATCTCCTATTTTCTTAGAAGATTTTTAAAGCGTGAAAATACAAATTGGGATTTAAAGCTTCTAGTGAATTGTCTGTATGAATATGAAAATACTCTTCCTTTAACTATAGATGATTACAGGTACATCTTATCCTATATTAGTTTTCCACAAAAGTATTGGAAGCTTGCAAGAGACTATTATAATAACATAGATAAATGCAATAAAGCTGCTTTTATAAGCCTACTGGAGAAAACCGTTAAACACACAGAAAAACAGTTGGAAATGATTTATGGTTTTAAAAATTTCATTGAGAAAAACTATTTACTATGA